DNA sequence from the Nitrospinota bacterium genome:
AATGGTTTCAGTAAATAAGGGGAAATGGGACAAGTCAAAGGGAGCCGTTGAGAACCACAATTTTACCCTAAGATGGCTAGCTGCATGCCAAAGGATTCTCAAGCCCAATGGAACTATTTGGGTGTCTGGAACCACTCATATTATTTACTCCATTGGTTATGCTATGCAAGAATTGGGTTATAAAATACTCAATGATATTATTTGGCACAAACGGAATCCTCCACCAAACTTGTCTTGTCGGTATTTTACTCATTCTACTGAGATCGTTCTTTGGGCTGCGAAAAATGAGAAAAGCAGACACTATTTTAATTATGATTTGATGAAGAGTATCAATCATGGCAAGCAGATGAAGAATGTTTGGGAAATTAACGCTCCGCGTTCTGATGAAAAGGGATTTGGCAAGCATCCTACGCAAAAACCGATTGCTTTATTAAAGCGGCTTTTGCTAGCTTCTACACAAGAATCTGATTTAGTTATTGATCCTTTTAGTGGGAGTTCAACCACTGGTGTTGCCGCTGTTATGCTTGGTAGGAAATTTGTTGGGATTGATTTAGAGGATGAATATTTAGAATTGTCAAAAAAGAGGTTAACTAGTGCGATTTCATCATGCGTATCGGATTTGTACCATTCAAACCAGTTGCCGACTCATCGGCCTTTAGTCGCTTCTGGCGCAGAATAAATCATATTTAAGTTAGGACGGAATGCAATGGCAAACGGCAGATCTTGGAAAAAGATATTTGATGATTATGACATTCTTAATCACGATTTTGATGAATCCCCTTTTGATATTTCAGCTACCCAAATTAAAAAAGCTTGTCAGAATTTTAAAGAAACTGGAGAAAAGGAGGTGCGAATACTATGCAAACAAGACACAAGAACGGATAGACCCGATATCTTTACAGAAAACGGCCTCTTTTTATTACCTGTTAAAAACGGGCACTACAAAATAATTAAGGGCGAAGGTTACGTCGATATTCCTGAAATTTACAATGAAACAACCGGTTATAGTTCAAAGATTGATTTTCAACTTGAAACAGCAAAGATTGGTGATTCTGAAATGCAACACCTTGATTATGCTTATGCCACAAGTTTGATAAGGACGTTTACGGACGATCCCTCACTTGTGTTAACTATTCGGGGTAGAAAATACACTCCGAAATTTAGGTTTTTTGTTGGTAAACATCTAATTGAAGCTTCAAGCGTTCAAACAGAGGTTGATGCCGGATATGAAGGTAAAAATCAAATAGTGCTTGTTGAAGCAAAAAATATAAATGCAACTAATATTATTATCCGTCAACTGTACTACCCATATAGGCAATGGCAGGCGCATACTAATAAAAAGGTTGTTACGCTTTTCTTCGAAAAGGCCAAAGGGGAAGAGGTTTATTCAATATGGCAATTTGAATTTACAGAGAAAGAAGGTTACAACAGTATAATATTGGTTAAATCCGGAAAGTATAAAATTGAGTAGAATAGCTTGTTCTTTAGAAAAACTATGAAAGATTCTAAACGAATATTTATCTACGACACCACCCTTCGCGACGGGGCGCAGGCGGAGGACATAAGTTTTTCGCTGGACGACAAGCTGCGCATCGCCCAGGCGCTGGACGATTTCGGCGTCCACTATGTGGAAGG
Encoded proteins:
- a CDS encoding site-specific DNA-methyltransferase — translated: MNNKLKKKQKLYPSLEQGQADCFIADETADYGTTTPFATYFQNQEPYVKLLKGDCIEILNKARENSVDMIFADPPYFLSNGGITCHAGKMVSVNKGKWDKSKGAVENHNFTLRWLAACQRILKPNGTIWVSGTTHIIYSIGYAMQELGYKILNDIIWHKRNPPPNLSCRYFTHSTEIVLWAAKNEKSRHYFNYDLMKSINHGKQMKNVWEINAPRSDEKGFGKHPTQKPIALLKRLLLASTQESDLVIDPFSGSSTTGVAAVMLGRKFVGIDLEDEYLELSKKRLTSAISSCVSDLYHSNQLPTHRPLVASGAE